In the Candidatus Rokuibacteriota bacterium genome, GCGAGCCATGGCGAAGTTCATTGGACCGGCACTACCCGGCGTCGTCCCAGGTGAGGTAGGTCCCGGGATTCGCCTTGAGCCGCGCGACGTCGTCCTCGAACTCGCGCCAGCGCTCGCGCCAGTCGATCCCCATCTTCTCGAGCAGCGGCCGGTAGTCGGCGGCGTGCCAGTGGAGCTGGCAGACCCGGTACGGGTGCGCCCCCATGGCGAGCGCGCAGAACTGGGCCTCGGACAGGACGGGAATGGCGGCCTTCACCCCGGTATGCGCCTGCGCCGCGAACTGGCTCTTGTCCAGCGTCGTCACGCAGCCGGTGTCGTGGGTCAGCGTCACGTCCGGGTTCACCTCGTCGCGCATGGCCTCGATCTTCTGCTGGACGGCGAACGAGCGGCTGAAGTCGCGCTGGACCAGGATGTGGCGGAAGCCGAAGCCGCAGCAGTCGAACCAGGTGGAGTAGTCCCCCACCGTGACGCCGAGCGCCTGCGCAACACCGGTGACGATGGCCGTCCGGTGCCCGCCGTACACGTCGGGGTCGTAGATGGCGTCCTCCTGCACCAGCTTGTAGTAGTGGCACGCCGGGTGGACGGTGGCCGTGATCCCGGAGAGATCCACCACCTTGCGCTTGGCGATCTCGTGGCGGACGGCGTAGATCCACTCGCTGTAGTGCACGATCTCCTCGGGCATCACCAGCGGCTTGCCCATCTTCTTCAGGATCTCGCGCACCTGGTCGCGCAAGGCCTTGTGATGGACCATCTCGGCGCGGACCTCCTTGTAGTGCCCGTAGGAGGTGGCGCAGTGGATCAGCGGGTAGTAGCCGGACTGGTGGGCGGCGGCGAAGTTGCGCAGGGCGACGGCGGCCTGGGCGGCCTGGTTCGCCGTGGCCGAGGCGTAGTAGTTCCAGGCCGTGCAGGAGGTCTGATCGCGGGGGTCCTCGTACTCGAGCCCCAGCTTTCGGTGCAGCCAGAAGATCGCGGTGGAGTAGCCGGGGATGTGGCCGCACTGCCCGCAGCTCTTGTGGTGCCAGGTGTGCCCGAGGGGGACGCGCTTGACGCCGCTCGAGCGCGTGGGCACCTCCAGGTGCGGCTCTGGCACGCGCTGCACGATCCACTCGCCCCGCTCGGCCAGCTCGAGGGTCCGCTCCCGGAGGCTCTCGGCGGCGTCCTCGGGGCGGCGCGCAAAGGGTCCCTTCCTCGCCTGGGTGCCGGGCTGGATAACGGGGAGGTTGATGGGCATGGCGTCTCCCGAGGCGCTCACGACAGGGGGTATCCCGCCTCTTCGAGCTTCTCCTCCATGACGTCCACGAGGATCATGTGGAGGCTCTCGTCCAGGGTCCGGATCATGTCGAGGACGCCGGTGAGGTGCCAGATCAGGTAGAGCTCGGTGAGCGTCTTGTCGTCCACTTCCCAGGAGGTGGACGTCGTGTGCATGGTCTCCGGCGGCATCGCCCGGCGCCAGACCTCGAGGTTCTCGGCGGTCTCCCGGGCCGTGGGCCCCCAGTCCGGGAAGGCCTCGGGGCGGATCATGTCCGGCGAGACCTGGGTGCCCGTGGACATGATCTTGTAGATGATGCGGCTGTAGCCCTCCAGCGCCTGCTGGGCGGAGTGCAGCCCGTTCCGGACCGCCACCTCGCGCATGATCGTGACGATGCCGCCGGGGTTGTTCTTGCGCGGGCACCTGAGACACGAGAAGCACTGGGAGCACTCCCAGATCTCCCCGTTCATCTGCTCCCAGACCAGCTCCACGTCCTCCCGCGCCACCGCCTGGGCGATGCGGCGCGGGCTGAAATCGTAGAAGCGGGCCGAGGGGCACACCGCCACGCAGATCCCGCACTCGTAGCAGCCGTAGAGGTAGTCCTCGAAGCGGAGGTCGGCCTTGACCGCGGCGAAGAGGCGCTCCTTCTCGGCGTACGGGACCTCCGCGGGCTTCCCTCCGGGCCCCGGCGCCTCGCGGGCAAGGGATTCCGCGAGAGGCATCAGAAGCAGATGACGCGGTCGGATTCGAGGGCCATGTCGTTGAAGGCGGCGCCGCCGATCATCTCGACGCCCTCCATGAGGTCCTCCATCTTGAGGTCGTTCAGGTCCAGGCTCGGCTGGCAGACGTAGAAGCGGACCCCGAGGTCCCGGGCCTGGTCCATGAAGTGCGAGAGGGTCGCCCCGCCCGGCTTGACCCGCAGCGTCTCCGGCGTCCCCCGCCGCAGGAGGGTCGGCGCGGTCTGGGTGAAGTAGATCCTCACCTCCACGTCCATGGCCGCCGCCGAGGCCGCGAGGAAGAACACGGTGGCGCTCCGGCCCGGGGCCTCCACGCCGCTGGTCTGGACGTACAAGATCCGCTTGACCCCGCCGTCGCTCATGGGAGGGCTCCCCTATTTCGTTCGCGCCGCGGCGAGCATCTTCAGCTCCGCCCTCACCTCGGTGTCAGGCATGGCGCGCCCCCTCAGCCCGCCCGGCGCATCAGCAACCGGCCCTGCCGGGCGTGCTCCGCCAGGTGCTTGGCGAGGACCCCGCGCATGGCCGAGCAGAGGTCCGTGATCTCCGGAAAGGTGAGCCGGTAATGCACGTGCACACCGTCCCGGCGGACCGCGACGACGCCCCCCTTGCGGAGAATGGCCAGATGCTGGGAGAGATTGGTCTTCGAGACCCCCAGGTCCGTCAGGAGCGCGCCGTAGGCCACCTCGCCGCCCCCGATCCGGCTGAGGATCCGCAGGCGCGTGGGGTGGGCCAGCACCTTGGCCATCTCGGCCTGCAGCTCGAAGAGGCGGTGCTCCGACTGGCGCGCCACGGATCCCTCCGGTGAAGAGTTGCGCTGTTTCGCAACTCAAGTGGGAGCGTAGCCGGGCACCCGCGGCCTGTCAAGGGGGAATCGGCTGGCGCGCGGCGTCAGGCGGCGAGGCGCTGCCGCACGCGGGCGAGGATCTCCTCGTCCCCTCCCTCGAGGTGCACGGGCGGGGGCAGCGCCGGGGGCGCGCACTTGAGGCCGCAGCCCGTGAGGATCATGACGACCCGGTCCCCGGGCCCCGCCTCGCCGCTGTCCCGCAGCTGCAGCAGCGCGGCCAGCGCCGCGGCCGCCTCGGGGGCGACCCAGATCCCTTCGGTCCGGGCCAGGAGGCGCTGGGCCTCCACGATCTCCCCCTCGCTCACGGCCCGGGCGCAGCCGCCTGTCTCCCTGAGGATGGCGAGCATCTGCCGCCCCGCGAAGGGGCCGGGGACCCGGAGGCCCGCGGCGTGGGTCACCGGGTTCTCCCAGAGCGCCGTCGTCTCCGCCCTGTCGTTCCACGCCTTCACCACCGGGGCGCACCCCTCGGCCTGGACGGCCACGAAGCGGGGCTGGCGTGTCTTGAGCCAGCCCATCGCGGCGAGCTCCTCGTAGGCTTTCCAGATGCCCACGAGCCCCGTGCCACCTCCGGTGGGGTACATGAGGTAGTCGGGCGTCTCCCACTGGAGCTGCTCGGCCAGCTCGAGCCCCATGGTCTTCTTGCCCTCGAGGCGGTAGGGCTCCTTCAAGGTGGCCAGGTCGAACCAGCCGAGGCGGGGGGCGACCTTGGCGATCAGCTTGCCGGCGGTGGCGATGGAGCCCTCGACCGTGAAGACGTGCGCGCCGGCGAGGACGGCCTCGGCCACGGCCGCCTCGGGCGTGCCGCGCGGTACGACCACGGCGACGGGGATCCCCCCGCGGGCCCCGTACACGGCGGCGGCACCGCCGGCATTGCCGGCCGAGGGGATCATGAGCCCCTTGACGCCCAGCGTGCGCGCCCGGGTCACCGCCATCCCGAGGCCGCGCGCCTTGAAGGAGCCGGTGGGGTTCTGCCCCTCGTCCTTGGCCCAGAGGTGTCGCATGCCGAGGTGGGCGCCGAGCCGCGGCAGCGGGAGGAGCGCCGTGCCGCCCTCACCGAGGTCCACGGCCTCCTCGGCCGGCCCCAGGGGGAGGAGCTCGCGGAAGCGGTACATCCCGTGCGGGCGCCGCCCGACCGCCTCCTTGGTGACGGAGGCCGCGACGGCGGGAAGGTCGTAACGGACGGCCAGCATCTGGCCGCAGCCCTCACACACGGTGAGGAGCCGGCCGGCCTCGTGCCGCCGGCCGCAGACCGTGCACTCGACGTGGGTGACGAAGGAGCGGCTAATGGCTCTTTTCTTTCTCGGCCCGGGCGGCGGCCACCACCTTCTCGGCGGTGTGCGCCGGCACCTCCTCGTAGTGGGAGAATTCCATGGAGTAGCCGCCGCGCCCGCCGGTCATGGAGCGCAGGCTCGACTCGTAGGTGAGCATCTCGGCCATGGGCGCCTGCGCCCGCACCGCCACGATCTCGCCGTCGGGCTCCATACCGACGATCCGCCCGCGCCGCCCGTTGAGGTCGCCGATGACGTCGCCGGCATTGTCGGCCGGGGCCGTCACCTCCACGTTCATGATCGGCTCCAGCAGGATCGGATGCGCCTCCATGAACCCCTTCTGCAGCCCCATGGAGGCGGCGATCTGGAAGGCCATGTCCGAGGAGTCCACGTCGTGGTAGGAGCCGTCGTAGAGCGTGACCTTGAGGTCCACCACCGGGTAGCCGGCCATGATGCCGCGCTTCATGCAGTCGCGGACCCCCTTCTCCACGGAGGGGATGAAGTTGCGCGGGATGGCGCCGCCGAAGATGTCGTCCACGAACTCGAAGCCGCCGCCGCGCGAGAGGGGCTCGATCCTGAGCCACGTGTCGCCGTACTGCCCCCGCCCGCCCGTCTGCTTCTTGTACTTGCCCTGGACCTCCGCGCGCCCCTTCACGGTCTCCTTGTAGGGGATGCGCGGGGGCAGGACGAGGACGTCCACGTTGTACTTGCGCCTCATCCGCTCCACCGCCACCTCCACGTGGAGCTGGCCCATGCCGGACACCAGGAGCTGCTTGGTCTCCGGGTCGTAGTGGTGGTGGAGCGTCGGGTCCTCCTCGGCCATGCGCTGCAGCGCCGTCGAGATCTTGTCCTCGTCCCCCCGCGTCCGCGGCTGGATGGCGAACGAGATGGCCGGCTCGGGAAAGGTGATGCCGGGGAGCACGACGGGGGCGGCCTCGTCGCACAGGGTGTCGCCGGTCAGCGTGTCCTTGAGCTTGGTCACGACGCCGACCTCCCCGGGGCCGAGCGCCTCCACGGGCTTCTGCGTCTTGCCCATGAGCCACCCGAGATGGCCCACGCGCTCCCGCGCCTCCCGGCCGGCGTTGAGCACCTGGCTGTCCGAGCGGAACGTCCCCGAGTAGACGCGGAAGACGGAGAGCTTCCCCACGTGCGGGTCCGAGATGGTCTTGAAGACCAGCGCCGACAGCGGCGCGCCGGGGTCGGCGGCGCGGCGGACGGCGGCCTTGGTCCTGGGGTCGATGCCCTCCACCTCTGCCCGCTCGGCGGGCGAGGGGAATTCCTGGATGATCAGGTCCATCAGCGCGTGGACGCCGATGCTCCGGGTGGCCGCGGCGGCCAGCACGGGCACCAGCGCGCCCCCGGCGATGGCGCGGCCCAGCGCCTTCACCATCTCGTCCTCGCCGATGGCGCCCTCCTCGAGGTACTTGGCCAGGAGGTCGTCGTCGGTCTCGGCCGCCGCCTCGGTGAGCTTCTCGCGCCAGGCCTTGGCCGTCTCCATCACCTCGCTCGGGATGTCGGCCTCCTTGACCTTGCCGTCGGCCAGAAGGAGGGCCTTCATCTTGATCAGGTCCACGACACCCTTGAAGTCGGCCTCCCCGCCCATGGGCACCTGGAGCGGGCACAGGCGCCCTTTGAGGCGGCGCTGGAGCGATTCGAGCGAGCGGAAGAAGTCGGCGCGCTCCCGGTCCATGCGGTTGAGCACGACGACGCGGGGCAGCGCGTAGTCGTTGGCGATCTTCCAGACCTTCTCCGTCTGGACCTGGACGCCGGCCACCGCGTCCACCACCACCACGGCGGCCGACACCACGCGGAGCCCCGCGCGGGCGTCGGAGACGAAGTCGCCGTACCCGGGCGTGTCCACGAAGTTGAGGCGATGGCCCTTGTAGTCGCAGTAGGCCACGGCCGTGCTGAGCGAGATCTTGCGCTTGATCTCGTCGGGGTCGAAGTCGGTGGTCGTCGTCCCGTCGTCTACCCGGCCGAGCCGCGTGACGGCACCGGCCGCGAACAGCATCGCCTCGACCAGGGAGGTCTTGCCCACCCCCCCGTGGCCGACGATGCCGATGTTGCGGATCTTCGTGATGTCCGTGGCCATGCCTGCCTCCCCTTGCGTCCCGACATGCGGCTGGATCGACCGGAAGAAGGAAGACGGACGTTGCGCGACGGCATGCTACCACACCGGATTGGGCCGTTCCATAGGCCCGCCGGGCTACAGCGGCTGACGCACGCGGAGGAAAGAACCGAGCGCGAAGGTCCGGCGGGCGCGGGCGGGCGAAGCCCGGGCGCCCGCGCCAGGTCAAGACCGCGGGCGTGGCGACAGCCCGGGTGCCCGCGCCGGGAAAAAACTAGGGCGCCACCACCTTGTTGGCGAGGACGCCGATGCGCTCGACCTCGGCCTCCATCCGGTCCCCCGCCTTGAGGAAGGCCCCCGTGGCGGCGCCCACCCCCTCCGGCGTGCCGGTCGCGATGACGTCGCCCGGCAGGAGCGTCATCGCGCGCGACAGCACCTCGATGCACTCGGCCACCGGGAAGATCATCTTGGAGGTGTGGCTCGACTGGCGCACCTGGCCATTGACGCGGAGGGCGATGGCGAGCGCCTGGGGATCCGGGATCTCGTCGGCCGTCACGAGCACCGGCCCCATGGGGCAGAAGGTGTCGAGGGACTTCCCCTTGAACCACTGGGTGTGGCGCTTCTGCAGATCGCGTGCCGTCACGTCGTTGATGACCGTGTAGCCGAAGACGTGTCCGAGCGCCTGGGCCCGCTCGATGTCGCGCCCGCCCCGGCCGATGACAGCGGCCAGCTCCACCTCGTAGTCCAGCTCCTGGGTGACGGCGTGATGGACCACGGGCTCGCCGGGACCGACCACGGCGGTGGCGGGCTTGGTGAAGTACACGGGGTGCTCCGGGACGGCGGCGCCGCGCTCCGCCGCGTGGTCGGCGTAGTTGCGCCCGAGGCAGAAGACGTTGCGCCCGGGCACCGGGATCGGGGCCAGCAGCCGGACCCGCTTGAGCGGGTACGCCAGCTTGCGCCGCGCCAGCTCGTCCAGCGCCTGCTGGTCCACCAGGCCCCGGCCGTATTCCCAGGCCTCGCGGGCCAGAGCCAGCGCCCCCTCCCCGCCCTGGATCAGCTCGAGCAGGCTCTTGGGAAAGCCGCCGCGCCCGCGCCGCACGGTCCCGCGCTGAGCAGCGAGGTCCCTGGCGAGCCCGCCGAGATCGAGGACCGCCTCGTGCCACACGGCCCCGACCTTGGCTTGACCGCGTCCCCGCCGGAAGGTCACCAGATGCATGCGCTACTCCTCGCTGACGCGCGCGCCGCTGCGGGGCGGCGACGTCTTGCCGGCGGCCCTGGCGACCTCCTCGAGCTCCCGCGGCAGCCCGAAGCGCACGTCCTCCTCGACGACGTGAACCTCCTGCACCGCGACGGACTGCACCCGTCCGAGGGCCTCGACCACCTCGCGGACGAGGAACTCCGGCGTCGAGGCGCCCGCGGTGACCCCGACGCGGCTGGCGCCGCCGAGCCACTCGGGACGGATGTCGTCCTTGTCGTTGATCAGGTAGGACGGCGTGCCGAGCCCCTTGGACACCTCCACCAGCCGGTTCGCGTTGGAGCTGTTCGCCGCCCCGATGACGAGGAGCAGGTCCACCTCGGCCGCGACGGTCTTCACCGCGGCCTGCCGGTTCTGGGTCGCGTAGCAGATGTCGTCCTTGGCGGGCCCCACGATTTTCGGAAAGCGCCTGCGGAGCGCCTCGATGCAATCGTGCGCGTCGTCCACCGACAGCGTCGTCTGGGTGAGATAGGCGACCTTGTTCGGATCGGGCACCCGGAGCCGCTCCACCTCCTCCGGATGCGCGATGAGGAACATCCGCTCCGGGGCCTCGCCCATCGTCCCCACCACCTCGTCGTGGTCGGCGTGCCCCACGAGGACGATCGAGTAGCCCTCGCGCGCGTAGCGCGTCGCCTCGAGGTGGACCTTGGTGACTAGCGGGCAGGTCGCGTCGATGACCCGCAGGCCCCGCCGCTGGGCCTCGGCCCGCACGGCGGGGGAGATCCCGTGGGCGCTGAAGATGACCGTGGCGTCGTCGGGCACCTCGTCCAGCTCATCCACGAAGTGCGCGCCCTTGGCCCGGAGCGCCTCCACGACGTGGCGATTGTGGACGATCTCCTTCCTCACGTAGATGGGCGGCGGGC is a window encoding:
- a CDS encoding heterodisulfide reductase subunit B, with amino-acid sequence MPINLPVIQPGTQARKGPFARRPEDAAESLRERTLELAERGEWIVQRVPEPHLEVPTRSSGVKRVPLGHTWHHKSCGQCGHIPGYSTAIFWLHRKLGLEYEDPRDQTSCTAWNYYASATANQAAQAAVALRNFAAAHQSGYYPLIHCATSYGHYKEVRAEMVHHKALRDQVREILKKMGKPLVMPEEIVHYSEWIYAVRHEIAKRKVVDLSGITATVHPACHYYKLVQEDAIYDPDVYGGHRTAIVTGVAQALGVTVGDYSTWFDCCGFGFRHILVQRDFSRSFAVQQKIEAMRDEVNPDVTLTHDTGCVTTLDKSQFAAQAHTGVKAAIPVLSEAQFCALAMGAHPYRVCQLHWHAADYRPLLEKMGIDWRERWREFEDDVARLKANPGTYLTWDDAG
- a CDS encoding 4Fe-4S dicluster domain-containing protein, with translation MPLAESLAREAPGPGGKPAEVPYAEKERLFAAVKADLRFEDYLYGCYECGICVAVCPSARFYDFSPRRIAQAVAREDVELVWEQMNGEIWECSQCFSCLRCPRKNNPGGIVTIMREVAVRNGLHSAQQALEGYSRIIYKIMSTGTQVSPDMIRPEAFPDWGPTARETAENLEVWRRAMPPETMHTTSTSWEVDDKTLTELYLIWHLTGVLDMIRTLDESLHMILVDVMEEKLEEAGYPLS
- a CDS encoding DsrE family protein; translation: MSDGGVKRILYVQTSGVEAPGRSATVFFLAASAAAMDVEVRIYFTQTAPTLLRRGTPETLRVKPGGATLSHFMDQARDLGVRFYVCQPSLDLNDLKMEDLMEGVEMIGGAAFNDMALESDRVICF
- a CDS encoding winged helix-turn-helix transcriptional regulator yields the protein MARQSEHRLFELQAEMAKVLAHPTRLRILSRIGGGEVAYGALLTDLGVSKTNLSQHLAILRKGGVVAVRRDGVHVHYRLTFPEITDLCSAMRGVLAKHLAEHARQGRLLMRRAG
- a CDS encoding threonine synthase; protein product: MSRSFVTHVECTVCGRRHEAGRLLTVCEGCGQMLAVRYDLPAVAASVTKEAVGRRPHGMYRFRELLPLGPAEEAVDLGEGGTALLPLPRLGAHLGMRHLWAKDEGQNPTGSFKARGLGMAVTRARTLGVKGLMIPSAGNAGGAAAVYGARGGIPVAVVVPRGTPEAAVAEAVLAGAHVFTVEGSIATAGKLIAKVAPRLGWFDLATLKEPYRLEGKKTMGLELAEQLQWETPDYLMYPTGGGTGLVGIWKAYEELAAMGWLKTRQPRFVAVQAEGCAPVVKAWNDRAETTALWENPVTHAAGLRVPGPFAGRQMLAILRETGGCARAVSEGEIVEAQRLLARTEGIWVAPEAAAALAALLQLRDSGEAGPGDRVVMILTGCGLKCAPPALPPPVHLEGGDEEILARVRQRLAA
- the fusA gene encoding elongation factor G, with amino-acid sequence MATDITKIRNIGIVGHGGVGKTSLVEAMLFAAGAVTRLGRVDDGTTTTDFDPDEIKRKISLSTAVAYCDYKGHRLNFVDTPGYGDFVSDARAGLRVVSAAVVVVDAVAGVQVQTEKVWKIANDYALPRVVVLNRMDRERADFFRSLESLQRRLKGRLCPLQVPMGGEADFKGVVDLIKMKALLLADGKVKEADIPSEVMETAKAWREKLTEAAAETDDDLLAKYLEEGAIGEDEMVKALGRAIAGGALVPVLAAAATRSIGVHALMDLIIQEFPSPAERAEVEGIDPRTKAAVRRAADPGAPLSALVFKTISDPHVGKLSVFRVYSGTFRSDSQVLNAGREARERVGHLGWLMGKTQKPVEALGPGEVGVVTKLKDTLTGDTLCDEAAPVVLPGITFPEPAISFAIQPRTRGDEDKISTALQRMAEEDPTLHHHYDPETKQLLVSGMGQLHVEVAVERMRRKYNVDVLVLPPRIPYKETVKGRAEVQGKYKKQTGGRGQYGDTWLRIEPLSRGGGFEFVDDIFGGAIPRNFIPSVEKGVRDCMKRGIMAGYPVVDLKVTLYDGSYHDVDSSDMAFQIAASMGLQKGFMEAHPILLEPIMNVEVTAPADNAGDVIGDLNGRRGRIVGMEPDGEIVAVRAQAPMAEMLTYESSLRSMTGGRGGYSMEFSHYEEVPAHTAEKVVAAARAEKEKSH
- a CDS encoding fumarylacetoacetate hydrolase family protein — encoded protein: MHLVTFRRGRGQAKVGAVWHEAVLDLGGLARDLAAQRGTVRRGRGGFPKSLLELIQGGEGALALAREAWEYGRGLVDQQALDELARRKLAYPLKRVRLLAPIPVPGRNVFCLGRNYADHAAERGAAVPEHPVYFTKPATAVVGPGEPVVHHAVTQELDYEVELAAVIGRGGRDIERAQALGHVFGYTVINDVTARDLQKRHTQWFKGKSLDTFCPMGPVLVTADEIPDPQALAIALRVNGQVRQSSHTSKMIFPVAECIEVLSRAMTLLPGDVIATGTPEGVGAATGAFLKAGDRMEAEVERIGVLANKVVAP
- the ispH gene encoding 4-hydroxy-3-methylbut-2-enyl diphosphate reductase, coding for MTVTQLQEIVLTGPRGFCAGVDRAIDIVELALQVCPPPIYVRKEIVHNRHVVEALRAKGAHFVDELDEVPDDATVIFSAHGISPAVRAEAQRRGLRVIDATCPLVTKVHLEATRYAREGYSIVLVGHADHDEVVGTMGEAPERMFLIAHPEEVERLRVPDPNKVAYLTQTTLSVDDAHDCIEALRRRFPKIVGPAKDDICYATQNRQAAVKTVAAEVDLLLVIGAANSSNANRLVEVSKGLGTPSYLINDKDDIRPEWLGGASRVGVTAGASTPEFLVREVVEALGRVQSVAVQEVHVVEEDVRFGLPRELEEVARAAGKTSPPRSGARVSEE